One Fibrobacter sp. UWB2 DNA window includes the following coding sequences:
- a CDS encoding Rpn family recombination-promoting nuclease/putative transposase yields MGNNIETETKNGHGEMIGEAKTFEEYKGAGVFADLLLDRTFKKAFNPDSQNKVCLIALLNAVLEGEIASPIVDVQSRNKEYSDGSNENRTSVFDLHCIDSAQRRFIIEVQILFQENIVNRSIYYASQTIIAQGRRGKKYNYELNPVVTVVFMEFNVFADDRYIRRAKLREINGSCISDTLSFAFVELPKFNKPLDELETMLDKALYALKNMKNMTQMPKQYANTVFELLFSTAKLAKLSKEEQKMIDEAQKAKWDEYAIHKASVDTGLQQGRDQRSREIAKKMLLKHKPIEEITEFTELSEADVLAIKADLDKT; encoded by the coding sequence ATGGGAAATAATATTGAGACCGAAACAAAAAATGGCCATGGTGAAATGATTGGCGAAGCAAAGACTTTTGAAGAATACAAAGGGGCAGGTGTTTTCGCGGATCTTCTTCTCGATAGGACTTTCAAGAAGGCTTTCAATCCTGACTCGCAGAACAAAGTATGTTTGATTGCGCTTTTGAACGCCGTACTTGAAGGCGAAATAGCGTCACCGATTGTCGATGTGCAGTCTCGTAACAAGGAATACAGCGACGGTTCGAATGAAAATCGTACTTCGGTATTCGACTTGCACTGTATTGATTCTGCCCAGCGTAGGTTCATCATTGAAGTGCAGATTCTTTTTCAGGAAAACATAGTTAACCGTTCAATATATTATGCTTCGCAAACAATCATTGCTCAGGGGCGACGCGGCAAAAAGTACAATTACGAATTGAATCCTGTTGTTACAGTTGTTTTTATGGAATTTAATGTGTTTGCCGATGATCGCTACATCCGCCGTGCAAAGCTTCGCGAAATCAATGGATCTTGCATCAGCGATACTCTCAGCTTTGCTTTTGTGGAGCTTCCGAAGTTCAATAAGCCTTTGGACGAACTTGAAACGATGCTTGACAAGGCGCTTTATGCTCTTAAGAACATGAAAAACATGACGCAGATGCCCAAGCAGTATGCAAACACGGTGTTCGAGCTCTTGTTTTCAACAGCGAAATTGGCTAAATTATCGAAAGAGGAACAGAAAATGATTGACGAAGCACAGAAAGCCAAGTGGGATGAATACGCAATTCATAAGGCATCGGTTGATACAGGCTTGCAGCAAGGTCGTGATCAAAGAAGTCGCGAAATTGCGAAGAAAATGCTGTTGAAACACAAGCCCATCGAAGAAATTACGGAGTTCACAGAGCTTTCTGAAGCTGATGTTTTGGCAATTAAGGCTGATTTAGATAAAACCTGA